In a genomic window of Halalkalicoccus sp. CG83:
- a CDS encoding DUF6326 family protein, translating into MKLKLAALWTSFMFLYVYVDLLGFYKPGTIEDILIGKVFTFQITPTFISVALVSVTIPGLMIFLSLALPARVNRWTNIVVAILYIPYSLFNLAGAAGWPHYYFGAGVEVVLLALVIWLAWKWPRTTGSV; encoded by the coding sequence GTGAAACTGAAGCTGGCCGCCTTGTGGACATCGTTTATGTTTTTATATGTATACGTAGATCTTTTGGGGTTTTATAAGCCAGGGACTATTGAGGATATACTAATCGGAAAAGTATTCACGTTCCAAATTACGCCAACATTTATATCGGTTGCACTAGTATCAGTGACAATTCCGGGTTTGATGATTTTCCTGTCTCTGGCATTGCCGGCAAGAGTGAATCGCTGGACGAATATCGTCGTGGCAATACTCTATATTCCATATTCTTTATTCAATTTAGCGGGTGCTGCAGGTTGGCCACATTATTACTTTGGTGCTGGTGTAGAAGTTGTTCTTCTTGCACTCGTTATCTGGCTCGCCTGGAAATGGCCTCGGACTACAGGGAGTGTTTAA
- a CDS encoding DUF5795 family protein, whose amino-acid sequence MDQNRVVQGRMVNPQGLAEIIEEAEKGGDGEVMETDGIEDADRECPDCGGDVLEVGYMPSVTEFVTGRKCQECDWYETDRE is encoded by the coding sequence ATGGATCAGAACCGCGTCGTCCAGGGACGAATGGTGAATCCGCAGGGACTCGCCGAGATCATCGAGGAGGCCGAAAAAGGAGGCGACGGCGAGGTGATGGAGACCGACGGAATCGAGGACGCCGACCGGGAGTGTCCCGACTGCGGCGGAGACGTCCTCGAGGTGGGCTACATGCCGAGCGTCACTGAGTTCGTAACCGGACGCAAGTGCCAGGAGTGCGATTGGTACGAGACCGACCGCGAGTAG
- a CDS encoding DUF5794 domain-containing protein, producing MSSSQHPVALTLERAFGLHRTVSGPTKLLALVMFLPLIDGIFPALILAGGIDTVAGIVQVGLLVFGGSATLAVILAEMDGTPREQARVVLLVAAGLLPLAALEAALAPTIASVLDLVIFERFAALVIAAIAAKTASARIGEYLPSPAVIVGLGFVASVDPGSAELVFLPDPALVVRAVAAAGVGVAFALGIALLGPWLRENVDIDRFRFGSAVALGVLPLTLLGVTPDQAPLAVLVVAGVLAFDPGSGVERETGREALANGGEDVEEDRSDRWDDGDDDVTYTTDDEREPWL from the coding sequence ATGAGTAGCTCCCAACACCCCGTCGCGCTCACGCTCGAGCGCGCGTTCGGTCTCCACCGCACCGTCTCGGGGCCGACGAAGCTCCTCGCGCTCGTGATGTTCCTGCCCCTGATCGACGGGATCTTCCCCGCGCTGATCCTCGCGGGCGGGATCGACACGGTCGCGGGCATCGTTCAGGTCGGACTGCTGGTGTTCGGCGGCAGCGCGACGCTCGCGGTGATCCTCGCCGAGATGGACGGCACCCCTCGAGAGCAGGCGAGGGTCGTTCTGCTGGTCGCCGCCGGGCTGCTGCCGCTGGCCGCGCTCGAGGCCGCGCTCGCGCCGACGATCGCGAGCGTGCTCGATCTGGTGATCTTCGAACGCTTCGCCGCCCTGGTGATCGCCGCCATCGCCGCGAAGACCGCGAGCGCGCGCATCGGCGAGTACCTCCCCTCGCCCGCCGTGATCGTCGGCCTCGGCTTCGTCGCGAGCGTCGACCCCGGGAGCGCGGAACTGGTGTTCCTGCCGGATCCGGCCCTGGTCGTCCGAGCGGTCGCGGCCGCCGGCGTCGGCGTCGCCTTCGCGCTCGGCATCGCCCTGCTGGGGCCGTGGCTTCGGGAGAACGTCGACATCGATCGGTTTCGCTTCGGCAGCGCGGTCGCACTGGGCGTACTCCCGCTGACGCTTCTCGGCGTGACGCCGGATCAAGCGCCGCTCGCGGTGCTCGTCGTCGCGGGCGTGCTCGCCTTCGATCCGGGCTCCGGCGTCGAGCGCGAGACGGGACGGGAGGCGCTCGCGAACGGGGGCGAGGACGTCGAGGAGGACCGATCCGATCGGTGGGACGACGGTGACGACGACGTCACCTACACGACCGACGACGAGCGCGAACCCTGGCTGTAA
- the guaB gene encoding IMP dehydrogenase, translating into MARNGSNPPSFLEKLDVPEALTFDDVLLRPRESRVEPDDADLSTRISTNVRINTPVLSAAMDTVTEASLATEMARQGGLGVLHRNMDVDDMVEEIEQVKAADELVIPLESVVTADPEMTVREADEMMERAGVGGAPVVNTRGEVLGIISSTDIRPHLEVGENDPVREAMTDEVITAPEDTDAREAFELMYDHKIERVPVVDDENLLVGLVTMQGILQRREYEDAVRDDEGRLRLGVAVGPFEAERAAAADEAGADVLFIDCAHAHNLNVLDSAREIKAEVSADVVVGNVGTRAAAEDAAEFADGLKVGIGPGSICTTRVVSGAGMPQITAVAEVADAAREHDVPVIADGGIRYSGDAIKAIAAGADAVMLGSYFAGTDEAPGRVITMNGKRYKQYRGMGSVGAMRSGGGDRYLKDEPTDNEEYVPEGVEAATPYKGSVESELHQLVGGMRSGMGYVGAGTIPEFKERSRFVRVSSAGQTEGHPHDVVITDEAPNYSPET; encoded by the coding sequence ATGGCGAGAAACGGATCGAACCCACCGTCCTTCCTGGAGAAACTCGACGTACCGGAGGCGCTGACCTTCGACGACGTACTGCTCCGACCCAGAGAGAGCCGTGTCGAACCCGACGACGCCGACCTGAGCACCCGTATCTCGACGAACGTCCGCATCAACACGCCCGTGCTCTCGGCGGCGATGGACACCGTCACCGAGGCCAGTCTCGCGACCGAGATGGCGCGCCAGGGCGGTCTGGGCGTGCTGCATCGGAACATGGACGTCGACGACATGGTCGAGGAGATCGAGCAGGTGAAGGCCGCCGACGAGCTCGTCATCCCCCTCGAGTCGGTCGTCACCGCCGATCCCGAGATGACCGTCCGCGAGGCCGACGAGATGATGGAGCGTGCCGGCGTCGGCGGCGCGCCCGTCGTCAACACCCGTGGCGAGGTACTCGGAATCATCTCCTCGACGGACATCCGTCCGCACCTCGAGGTCGGTGAGAACGACCCCGTCCGCGAGGCGATGACCGACGAGGTGATCACCGCCCCCGAGGACACCGACGCCCGCGAGGCGTTCGAGCTGATGTACGACCACAAGATCGAGCGCGTGCCCGTCGTCGACGACGAGAACCTCCTCGTGGGGCTGGTGACGATGCAGGGGATCCTCCAGCGCCGAGAGTACGAGGACGCCGTCCGCGACGATGAGGGCCGGCTCCGACTCGGCGTCGCCGTCGGTCCCTTCGAGGCCGAACGCGCCGCGGCCGCCGACGAGGCCGGCGCGGACGTGCTGTTCATCGACTGCGCCCACGCCCACAACCTGAACGTGCTCGACAGCGCCCGCGAGATCAAGGCCGAGGTCAGCGCGGACGTCGTCGTCGGCAACGTCGGCACCCGCGCGGCCGCCGAGGACGCCGCGGAGTTCGCCGACGGGTTGAAGGTGGGCATCGGCCCCGGCTCGATCTGTACCACCCGCGTCGTCAGCGGGGCGGGCATGCCCCAGATCACCGCCGTCGCCGAGGTGGCCGACGCCGCCCGCGAGCACGACGTTCCGGTGATCGCCGACGGCGGCATCCGCTACTCGGGCGACGCGATCAAGGCGATCGCGGCCGGCGCCGACGCCGTGATGCTCGGGTCGTACTTCGCGGGCACCGACGAGGCGCCCGGACGCGTCATCACGATGAACGGCAAGCGCTACAAGCAGTACCGCGGGATGGGGAGCGTCGGCGCGATGCGCTCGGGCGGCGGCGATCGGTACCTGAAGGACGAGCCGACCGACAACGAGGAGTACGTCCCCGAGGGCGTCGAGGCCGCCACGCCGTACAAAGGAAGCGTCGAGAGCGAGCTCCACCAGCTGGTCGGCGGGATGAGAAGCGGGATGGGTTACGTCGGCGCGGGGACCATCCCCGAGTTCAAGGAGCGCTCGCGGTTCGTTCGCGTCTCCTCGGCGGGCCAGACTGAGGGCCACCCCCACGACGTCGTCATCACCGACGAGGCACCGAACTACAGCCCCGAGACCTGA
- a CDS encoding pyridoxamine 5'-phosphate oxidase family protein: MTVPDAVESLIADAPLSAHLATAADDRPHVAPVWYDYHDGRLRLLTGGRKLENVERNPRVAVSIEEADGPAVEWSVTLLGTARIVEDPDHVREVSRRINAKYRGEDVGDAAGPMIEVEIGSTTVQRY, encoded by the coding sequence ATGACTGTCCCCGACGCCGTCGAATCGCTGATCGCCGACGCACCGCTATCCGCGCACCTCGCCACCGCCGCCGACGACCGTCCGCACGTCGCGCCCGTCTGGTACGACTACCACGACGGGCGCCTACGGCTGCTCACCGGGGGTAGAAAGCTCGAGAACGTCGAGCGAAACCCGCGCGTAGCGGTTTCGATCGAGGAGGCCGACGGTCCCGCCGTCGAGTGGAGCGTCACGCTGCTCGGTACCGCCCGGATCGTGGAGGACCCCGATCACGTCCGAGAGGTCTCCCGACGGATCAACGCCAAGTATCGCGGCGAGGACGTCGGCGACGCCGCCGGTCCGATGATCGAGGTCGAGATCGGCTCCACGACGGTACAACGGTACTGA
- a CDS encoding DHH family phosphoesterase, which translates to MSTGVSISSMSRYAILGCGSVGHAVADELIDQGKDVLIIDQDDDRVETLRDRDMNAQVGDIRERETLESIAERNVVLVLSSDVEANKAAVSNLREIGDDQFVVVRASDPVTGDELADLGANSVINPSTVIAESALRLLESGELEHKARQLAEIITRTQQRVAIVTHENPDPDSIASAVALRAIARYLDVEADIFYFGDMGHQENRAFVNLLDVEMTSASRDDRDVFSEHDTIALVDHAMLTDTGAEFDHEIDVLIDHHDVELEQDIPFVDTRPQMNSTSTILTKYVQEFDLSLEESVATALLYGIRAETLDFKRDTTPADLTAAAYLYPFANHDTLEQVESPSMSPETLDVLAEAITNREVQGSHLVSNAGFIRDREALEQAAQHLLNLEGITTTAVFGIANNTIYLAARSKDIRLNIGRVLLDAFEGIGETMGHSTQARVEIPLGIFTGIETSEDNRATLLELTEEAVRRKLFDAMGVESGEGSNGT; encoded by the coding sequence ATGAGCACCGGCGTCAGTATCTCTTCGATGTCCCGATACGCCATTCTGGGCTGCGGGAGCGTCGGGCACGCCGTCGCCGACGAGCTGATCGATCAGGGCAAGGACGTCCTGATCATCGACCAGGACGACGACCGCGTCGAGACGCTCCGCGACCGCGACATGAACGCACAGGTCGGCGACATCCGCGAGCGGGAGACCCTCGAATCGATCGCCGAGCGCAACGTGGTGCTGGTACTCTCCTCGGACGTCGAGGCGAACAAGGCCGCCGTCTCGAACCTCCGCGAGATCGGCGACGATCAGTTCGTCGTCGTCCGAGCGAGCGATCCCGTCACCGGCGACGAGCTCGCGGATCTGGGTGCCAACAGCGTCATCAACCCCTCGACGGTGATCGCCGAGTCGGCGCTCCGTCTGCTCGAGTCGGGCGAGCTGGAGCATAAGGCCCGACAGCTCGCCGAGATCATCACCCGAACCCAGCAACGGGTCGCGATCGTCACCCACGAGAACCCCGACCCCGACTCGATCGCGAGCGCCGTCGCGCTGCGTGCGATCGCACGGTACCTCGACGTCGAGGCGGACATCTTCTACTTCGGCGACATGGGCCACCAGGAGAACCGGGCGTTCGTCAACCTGCTAGACGTCGAGATGACGTCGGCTTCGCGCGACGACAGGGACGTCTTCTCCGAACACGACACGATCGCGCTGGTCGATCACGCGATGCTCACCGACACCGGCGCCGAGTTCGACCACGAGATCGACGTCCTCATCGACCACCACGACGTCGAGCTGGAGCAGGACATCCCGTTCGTCGACACCCGGCCGCAGATGAACTCCACGTCGACGATCCTCACGAAGTACGTCCAGGAGTTCGACCTCTCGCTCGAGGAGTCGGTCGCGACCGCGCTGCTCTACGGCATCCGCGCCGAGACGCTCGACTTCAAGCGCGACACTACGCCCGCGGACCTCACCGCGGCGGCCTACCTCTACCCCTTCGCGAACCACGACACGCTCGAGCAGGTCGAGTCACCCTCGATGAGCCCCGAGACGCTGGACGTGCTCGCCGAGGCGATCACGAACCGCGAGGTTCAGGGCAGTCACCTCGTCAGCAACGCGGGGTTCATTCGTGACCGCGAGGCGCTCGAACAGGCCGCCCAACACCTCCTCAACCTCGAGGGGATCACCACCACCGCGGTCTTCGGCATCGCTAACAACACGATCTATCTCGCGGCGCGTTCGAAGGACATCCGGCTGAACATCGGTCGCGTGCTGCTCGACGCGTTCGAGGGGATCGGCGAGACGATGGGCCACTCGACGCAGGCGCGCGTCGAGATCCCGCTCGGCATCTTCACCGGGATCGAGACCAGCGAGGACAACCGCGCGACGCTGCTCGAGCTCACCGAGGAGGCGGTTCGAAGGAAGCTGTTCGACGCGATGGGCGTCGAGAGCGGGGAGGGATCGAACGGGACGTGA
- a CDS encoding PRC-barrel domain-containing protein — protein MDQERSPQEITSLVGREVYSNNGVFVGEVEDIKLDLSTEVVTGLAIRDPNQELFGEEIRGARGVLIPYRWVRAVGDVVLVNDVIERLETPDEEGEEVVA, from the coding sequence ATGGATCAGGAACGCTCCCCACAGGAGATCACCTCACTCGTCGGACGCGAGGTCTACTCGAACAACGGCGTGTTCGTCGGTGAGGTCGAGGACATCAAGCTGGACCTGAGCACCGAGGTCGTCACCGGGCTCGCGATTCGCGACCCCAACCAGGAGCTGTTCGGCGAGGAGATCCGGGGCGCTCGCGGCGTCCTCATCCCCTATCGGTGGGTCCGGGCGGTCGGCGACGTCGTCCTCGTCAACGACGTGATCGAGCGACTCGAGACGCCGGACGAGGAGGGCGAGGAGGTCGTCGCGTAG
- a CDS encoding DUF7544 domain-containing protein produces MAWYALRAASESAAATRRLLAGSTLATWGRLAVLVLFVGGLTTPFLIDFNRGSAVLDAAGGIESVPTTAAIAATGVAIGLGVLFVGSVLEFVFLDALRGEPVRFAADGRQWWRAGVQLFGFRLAVLVCLSLIGSAALRTGRPRPLVLVPLALVAVVLAVLDRLTVAFVVPIMFVDGRSLSAGWRAFLPTLRNEWHQYVAYLLVAGALGGLIALAGGLLAALVAVAFALPFSAFGAAVGTALIERGLSTTTVGRVVAGVLAVPYLASVLGTVLLVHVAPVAYLRYIELFVLGDTVGRYDPIPQVRAAIRRR; encoded by the coding sequence ATGGCGTGGTACGCGCTTCGGGCGGCGAGCGAGTCGGCGGCGGCGACCCGGCGCCTGCTCGCGGGTTCGACCCTCGCTACCTGGGGCAGGCTCGCCGTTCTCGTCCTCTTCGTCGGGGGGCTCACGACGCCCTTTCTGATCGACTTCAACCGGGGGTCCGCCGTCCTCGACGCCGCCGGAGGGATCGAGTCGGTCCCGACGACCGCAGCGATCGCGGCGACCGGCGTGGCGATCGGTCTGGGTGTCCTGTTCGTCGGAAGCGTCCTCGAGTTCGTGTTTCTCGACGCCCTACGCGGCGAACCGGTTCGGTTCGCGGCTGACGGGAGACAGTGGTGGCGCGCCGGCGTACAGCTGTTCGGCTTCAGACTCGCCGTTCTGGTCTGTCTGAGTCTGATCGGGTCGGCGGCCCTCCGAACCGGGCGCCCTCGACCGCTCGTCCTCGTCCCGCTGGCGCTCGTCGCGGTCGTGCTCGCCGTCCTCGACCGGCTGACCGTCGCGTTCGTCGTTCCGATCATGTTCGTCGACGGTCGCTCGCTCTCGGCGGGCTGGCGTGCCTTTCTGCCGACGCTGCGAAACGAGTGGCATCAGTACGTCGCCTACCTGCTCGTCGCGGGAGCGCTGGGAGGGCTGATCGCGCTCGCCGGCGGACTGTTGGCCGCGTTGGTGGCCGTCGCGTTCGCGCTGCCGTTCTCGGCGTTCGGGGCGGCCGTCGGCACCGCACTGATCGAACGGGGACTGTCGACGACGACGGTGGGTCGGGTCGTCGCCGGCGTCCTCGCGGTGCCGTACCTCGCGTCCGTCCTCGGAACGGTCCTACTCGTCCACGTCGCGCCGGTCGCGTACCTGCGCTACATCGAGCTGTTCGTGCTGGGTGATACCGTCGGACGGTACGACCCGATCCCGCAGGTCAGGGCGGCGATCAGGCGACGATGA
- a CDS encoding metal ABC transporter permease, whose translation MRRTPLARRLALGAFALSIVGLFLPIAFGLMPAPFFEATCAVGRSFGTRMACYGFMWNALTTSVFIGVVGPVIGTYLVHREMALIGETLAHAAFAGVAVGTLLFAGSGWSPALLLSALVAGVVGALGVQYLADRTGSYGDVPIAIMLTGSFALGTLVISLGGGLATVDINSILFGSIATVSGGNVLLMGVLSLVVVAAVALTYKPLLFVTFDEEAARVARLNVSGYNAMLIVLTAMVVVGSMQILGVILVAAMLVVPVAAASQVTNGFRDSLYASVVVGEIAAVSGLVLSWRYSLAPGATIVVVAIAVYLLAVVASSRGIAPRGG comes from the coding sequence ATGCGACGGACCCCCCTCGCTCGGCGGCTCGCGCTCGGTGCGTTCGCGCTCTCGATCGTCGGGCTGTTCCTCCCGATCGCGTTCGGACTGATGCCCGCGCCGTTCTTCGAGGCGACGTGTGCGGTCGGACGGTCGTTCGGCACGCGGATGGCCTGTTACGGCTTCATGTGGAACGCGCTCACGACGTCGGTGTTCATCGGCGTCGTCGGCCCCGTGATCGGCACCTACCTCGTCCACCGCGAGATGGCGCTGATCGGCGAGACGCTCGCCCACGCCGCCTTCGCGGGTGTCGCCGTCGGAACCCTGCTGTTCGCGGGCTCGGGTTGGTCGCCGGCACTGCTGCTCAGCGCGCTCGTCGCTGGCGTCGTCGGCGCGCTCGGGGTGCAGTATCTCGCCGACCGAACCGGATCGTACGGCGACGTCCCGATCGCGATCATGCTCACCGGGAGCTTCGCGCTCGGCACGCTCGTGATCAGCCTCGGCGGTGGCCTCGCGACCGTCGACATCAACAGCATCCTCTTCGGCTCGATCGCCACCGTCAGCGGCGGGAACGTCCTGCTGATGGGGGTGTTGAGCCTCGTCGTCGTCGCGGCGGTCGCGCTGACGTACAAGCCGTTACTGTTCGTCACGTTCGACGAGGAGGCCGCCCGCGTCGCACGGCTCAACGTCTCGGGCTACAACGCGATGCTGATCGTCCTGACCGCGATGGTCGTCGTCGGCTCGATGCAGATCCTCGGCGTCATTCTGGTGGCGGCGATGCTCGTCGTCCCCGTCGCCGCGGCCTCGCAGGTGACGAACGGCTTTCGCGACTCGCTGTACGCCTCGGTCGTCGTCGGCGAGATCGCCGCCGTCTCCGGACTGGTCCTGTCGTGGCGCTACTCGCTCGCACCGGGGGCGACGATCGTCGTCGTCGCCATCGCCGTCTACCTGCTCGCGGTCGTCGCCTCGAGCCGCGGGATCGCCCCGAGAGGCGGGTAG
- a CDS encoding metal ABC transporter ATP-binding protein, with translation MSDAAITVEDVTYAYDGRPAVEDVSLSVEEGEFLGLVGPNGSGKTTLLKLMLGLVSPDEGRIELFGRPVEAFDEGERIGYVSQHSTDRDRTMPITVREVVTMGRYPHTRFGWLRDRDREIVDEALERVDIADLADRRVNTLSGGQKQRAFIARALASEADLLALDEPTVGVDADSRDDFYDLLDGLNDQGITIVLIEHDIGVVTEHADRITCINRTIYHHGDTETFVESDALERAYGSTGRLIEHDH, from the coding sequence GTGAGTGACGCCGCGATCACGGTCGAGGACGTCACCTACGCCTACGACGGTCGGCCGGCGGTCGAGGACGTCTCGTTGTCGGTCGAGGAGGGGGAGTTCCTCGGACTGGTCGGACCGAACGGCTCAGGCAAGACGACGCTGTTGAAGCTGATGCTCGGGCTCGTGAGCCCCGACGAGGGTCGGATCGAGCTGTTCGGCCGGCCTGTCGAGGCGTTCGACGAGGGCGAGCGCATCGGCTACGTCTCCCAGCATTCGACGGACAGGGATCGGACGATGCCGATCACGGTCCGGGAGGTCGTCACCATGGGCCGATATCCACACACCCGGTTCGGCTGGCTGCGGGATCGCGACCGCGAGATCGTCGACGAGGCGCTCGAGCGGGTCGACATCGCCGATCTCGCCGACCGGCGGGTCAACACGCTCTCGGGCGGCCAGAAACAGCGAGCGTTCATCGCGCGGGCGCTGGCCTCGGAGGCGGACCTGTTGGCGCTCGACGAGCCCACCGTGGGGGTGGATGCCGACTCGCGCGACGACTTCTATGACCTGCTCGACGGACTGAACGACCAGGGGATCACGATCGTCCTGATCGAACACGACATCGGCGTCGTCACCGAGCACGCCGACCGGATCACCTGCATCAACCGGACGATCTACCACCACGGCGACACGGAGACGTTCGTCGAGAGCGACGCGCTCGAGCGGGCGTACGGGTCGACCGGTCGGCTGATCGAACACGACCACTGA
- a CDS encoding metal ABC transporter substrate-binding protein yields MNETRRELLRLGAGAIAAAGVAGCTGSLGSGASDAGGEESEGTSATASFFTLYDFVRNVGGDAFAVENAVPAGQHGHGWEPQSDITADVVERDAFVHLGIEGFQRWADEIVAEIEANHDDVTLIPVAEGIELSEYGDRGHESDHHDGEEDGNHDGDEEHGHDDHEHGGEGDHQEEDGRDHGDYDPHLWVDPVRARQAVENVRGGLVEADEENAETYEENAAAYLDELEALDRRFEEELAGRERDVVVVAGHDSYGYLAERYDFEIHTPQGVSPDAEASPGDIAETVDLVEREGIEYVLYDHFEGDTLARTIVEEAETATDVARLSPAESVTEEWEAEGLDYVGQMEEINLPSLRRALGAE; encoded by the coding sequence ATGAACGAGACCCGGCGGGAGCTTCTGCGGCTCGGCGCGGGAGCGATCGCGGCGGCCGGCGTGGCGGGCTGTACCGGTTCGCTCGGAAGCGGGGCGAGCGACGCCGGAGGCGAGGAGAGCGAGGGCACCTCGGCGACGGCGTCGTTCTTCACGCTCTACGACTTCGTGCGGAACGTCGGCGGCGACGCGTTCGCCGTCGAGAACGCGGTCCCCGCCGGCCAGCACGGCCACGGCTGGGAGCCCCAGTCGGACATCACCGCGGACGTCGTCGAGCGCGACGCCTTCGTCCACCTCGGCATCGAGGGGTTCCAGCGCTGGGCCGACGAGATCGTCGCCGAGATCGAGGCGAACCACGACGACGTTACGCTGATCCCCGTCGCCGAGGGGATCGAACTCTCGGAGTACGGCGACCGCGGCCACGAGTCGGACCACCACGACGGCGAGGAGGACGGGAATCATGACGGCGACGAAGAACACGGACACGACGACCACGAGCACGGCGGCGAGGGTGATCACCAGGAGGAGGACGGACGCGATCACGGCGACTACGATCCCCACCTCTGGGTCGATCCCGTGCGGGCCCGGCAGGCGGTCGAGAACGTCCGGGGCGGGCTCGTCGAGGCCGACGAGGAGAACGCCGAGACCTACGAGGAGAACGCGGCGGCGTACCTCGACGAGCTCGAGGCGCTCGACCGGCGCTTCGAGGAGGAACTCGCCGGACGCGAGCGTGACGTCGTCGTCGTCGCGGGCCACGACTCCTACGGCTATCTCGCCGAGCGCTACGATTTCGAGATCCACACGCCCCAGGGCGTCTCGCCTGACGCCGAGGCGAGCCCCGGCGATATCGCGGAGACCGTCGACCTCGTCGAACGCGAGGGGATCGAATACGTCCTCTACGACCACTTCGAAGGCGACACCCTCGCACGAACGATCGTCGAGGAGGCCGAAACCGCGACCGACGTCGCGAGGCTCTCGCCCGCCGAGAGCGTCACCGAGGAATGGGAGGCGGAAGGGCTCGACTACGTCGGACAGATGGAGGAGATCAACCTCCCGTCGCTCCGGCGGGCGCTGGGGGCAGAGTAG
- a CDS encoding YbaK/EbsC family protein, which produces MHPRAAEFRERAAERYGLEIEVHEFDEGTKTAADAADAVGCDVAQIASSIVMVADGTATAVSGSEDDPDESELESSDDASPKRAGGDADGEPVVVVTSGANRVDETRVAAELGVEEVRMADADAIRETLGWSIGGVPPICHETDVPVLFDETLTGFETVWAAAGTPDAVFPIDPTSLVELADATPCSVADQ; this is translated from the coding sequence ATGCATCCGCGCGCAGCCGAGTTCCGCGAGCGAGCGGCGGAACGCTACGGCCTCGAGATCGAGGTCCACGAGTTCGACGAAGGGACGAAGACCGCGGCCGACGCCGCCGATGCCGTCGGCTGCGACGTCGCCCAGATCGCGAGCAGCATCGTCATGGTGGCCGACGGGACGGCTACTGCCGTCTCGGGATCGGAGGACGATCCTGATGAGTCAGAACTGGAGAGTTCTGACGACGCCAGTCCGAAGCGTGCCGGCGGGGACGCCGACGGGGAGCCGGTCGTGGTCGTCACGAGCGGGGCTAACCGCGTCGACGAGACGAGGGTCGCGGCGGAACTCGGCGTCGAGGAGGTCCGGATGGCCGACGCGGACGCGATCCGGGAGACGCTCGGCTGGTCGATCGGCGGGGTACCGCCGATCTGTCACGAGACCGACGTCCCGGTCCTGTTCGACGAGACCCTCACGGGGTTCGAAACCGTCTGGGCGGCCGCGGGCACGCCCGACGCCGTCTTCCCGATCGACCCCACGTCGCTCGTCGAACTGGCCGACGCGACCCCCTGTAGCGTCGCCGACCAGTGA
- a CDS encoding carbohydrate kinase family protein, with product MADPEILVAGETLIDFLPDRPGGLDAVETFTRRPGGAPANVAVGLATLEATPWFWTRVGSDPFGDLLARTLGEHGLPDRFVERDPEAKTTLAFVSHDEDADRAFTFYRDGTADTRMEPGLVDDEALETVSWVHLGGVTLASEPAREATIDLAARAREHGCTVSFDPNARPELWSDREEFATLIGELLPRVDVLKATPEDLAEADVGDSGNEPAALVRAACDRGPHTTLLTLGREGAAALATEDSPWTGETSHPGYAVEPVDTTGAGDAFTAGALAALSAGEDLEETLGFANAVAATTTTAEGAMTALPDRDAVARFREATPLAGDE from the coding sequence ATGGCCGATCCCGAGATCCTCGTCGCCGGCGAGACGCTGATCGACTTCCTTCCGGACCGACCGGGGGGCCTCGATGCGGTCGAGACGTTCACCCGCAGACCCGGCGGCGCGCCCGCGAACGTGGCCGTCGGCCTCGCCACCCTGGAGGCGACTCCCTGGTTCTGGACGCGCGTCGGGAGCGATCCGTTCGGCGACCTGCTCGCTCGTACCCTCGGTGAGCACGGCCTGCCCGACCGGTTCGTCGAGCGCGACCCCGAGGCGAAGACGACGCTCGCGTTCGTCAGCCACGACGAGGACGCGGACCGCGCCTTCACCTTCTACCGCGACGGCACCGCCGACACCCGCATGGAGCCCGGTCTCGTGGACGACGAGGCGCTCGAGACGGTCTCCTGGGTCCACCTCGGCGGGGTGACGCTCGCGAGCGAACCCGCCCGCGAGGCGACGATCGATCTCGCTGCGCGTGCGCGCGAGCACGGCTGTACGGTCTCGTTCGACCCGAACGCGCGCCCCGAGCTCTGGTCGGATCGCGAGGAGTTCGCGACGCTGATCGGGGAACTACTCCCCCGGGTGGACGTGCTGAAGGCGACCCCGGAGGACCTCGCCGAGGCCGACGTGGGAGACTCCGGGAACGAACCGGCGGCGCTCGTCCGCGCCGCCTGCGATCGGGGGCCACACACGACACTGCTCACGCTCGGCCGCGAGGGTGCCGCCGCGCTCGCCACCGAGGACTCCCCGTGGACCGGCGAGACGTCCCACCCGGGCTACGCGGTGGAGCCGGTCGACACGACGGGCGCGGGTGACGCGTTCACCGCGGGAGCGCTCGCCGCGCTCTCGGCGGGCGAGGACCTCGAGGAGACGCTGGGCTTCGCGAACGCGGTGGCGGCGACCACGACGACCGCCGAGGGGGCGATGACCGCGCTGCCCGACCGGGACGCGGTGGCGCGCTTCCGCGAGGCGACCCCGCTCGCCGGGGACGAGTGA